The following are encoded in a window of Roseimaritima ulvae genomic DNA:
- the pstA gene encoding phosphate ABC transporter permease PstA: protein MSIETEPAPDSLPAAPTAPSSNTGLKRRLVGGGQSLAARSEPMLWLHGGALVICMVMIVGLLLLVIYQGATTFWPGAITQVRTLDGDTILGEVARNDRYELGYGDIDMFSDPVREQALSLLNPNFQNKFTDLRDKHGLADFVIQQSPSVERTLQKHVSGLPQVKAAPAVDRKALVDGLTAAFAAKQTDVSAQLATQIETALQADDSGAALFALWQQWKQTDETWQGNPDPNAMLAAVQQDDEVLESLVGNRLLTLQSYDVSIAAKRRLFRTGNYELTNEHFTWVNDFAIEADSETDPEWAVLFERLTWGRFYGVPKELQIDGVASETDASPDNTWSRFLELHPEVRARWAQRRELEISETGEINHELEQARLELRGVELAYGNGSPQWEQAEQEFQQQKAQLDEAFAEIREQIQDLDKENDRYQLIVTTSAGQDHAIPLADIVRTYPANQLGFGQRLSIYFSRWWEFLSDDPREANSEGGVFPAIWGTVVMTLLMSVVVVPFGVLAALYLREYAKAGWMVSIVRIAINNLAGVPSIVFGVFGLGFFCYLIGASIDELFFETKLPSPTFGTGGIMWAALTLALLTLPVVIVATEEALAAVPRSMREGSLACGATKWQTIRRIVLPRAMPGIMTGMILAMARGAGEVAPLMLVGAVKLAPELPMDGRLPFVHLERSFMHLGFHIYDLGFQSQNSEAAKPMVFTTTLLLIALIALMNFLAIGLRSRLKKRFAYSQF, encoded by the coding sequence ATGAGTATCGAAACGGAACCTGCACCGGATTCCCTGCCGGCCGCCCCCACCGCCCCCTCCAGCAATACAGGCTTGAAGCGACGGTTAGTCGGTGGCGGGCAATCGCTGGCCGCCCGCTCCGAGCCCATGCTCTGGCTGCACGGCGGCGCCCTGGTGATCTGTATGGTGATGATCGTGGGGCTGTTGCTGCTGGTCATCTACCAAGGGGCCACGACTTTTTGGCCGGGAGCCATCACCCAGGTACGCACGCTTGATGGCGATACGATCCTTGGCGAAGTCGCTCGCAACGACCGCTACGAACTGGGCTATGGCGACATCGACATGTTCAGCGACCCGGTGCGTGAACAAGCCCTATCACTGCTAAACCCAAACTTTCAAAACAAGTTTACCGATCTCCGCGACAAACATGGGCTGGCGGATTTTGTAATCCAGCAAAGCCCCAGCGTCGAACGCACGCTACAAAAACACGTGTCGGGTTTGCCGCAAGTGAAAGCAGCGCCGGCGGTCGACCGCAAAGCACTCGTCGATGGCCTGACCGCGGCATTCGCGGCGAAGCAAACCGACGTGTCCGCCCAGTTGGCTACCCAGATCGAGACGGCGTTGCAAGCGGACGACTCCGGTGCGGCGTTGTTCGCTCTTTGGCAGCAGTGGAAACAGACCGACGAAACCTGGCAGGGCAATCCCGATCCCAATGCGATGCTGGCGGCGGTTCAACAAGATGACGAGGTGCTGGAAAGCCTGGTCGGTAATCGCTTGCTGACCCTGCAAAGTTATGACGTTTCGATTGCCGCCAAACGCCGCTTGTTTCGCACTGGCAATTATGAACTGACCAACGAACATTTTACCTGGGTAAACGACTTTGCCATTGAAGCCGACAGCGAAACCGACCCCGAGTGGGCGGTGCTGTTCGAACGTTTGACCTGGGGCCGGTTTTATGGTGTTCCCAAAGAACTGCAAATCGATGGAGTCGCGTCGGAAACGGATGCCAGCCCCGACAACACCTGGAGCCGTTTTTTGGAACTGCACCCCGAAGTTCGCGCTCGCTGGGCGCAACGACGTGAGCTGGAAATTTCCGAGACCGGCGAGATCAACCATGAATTGGAACAGGCCCGTCTGGAACTCCGCGGCGTCGAACTGGCCTACGGCAATGGCTCGCCCCAGTGGGAGCAAGCCGAGCAGGAATTCCAGCAGCAGAAAGCACAACTGGACGAGGCGTTTGCCGAAATCCGTGAGCAGATCCAAGACCTCGATAAAGAGAACGATCGTTACCAATTGATCGTCACCACTTCGGCCGGCCAGGATCACGCCATCCCACTGGCCGATATCGTCCGCACCTACCCGGCCAACCAGCTGGGGTTCGGGCAACGGCTGAGCATTTACTTTTCGCGGTGGTGGGAATTTTTGTCGGACGATCCGCGTGAAGCCAACAGCGAAGGCGGCGTGTTTCCGGCTATCTGGGGCACTGTGGTAATGACCCTGCTGATGTCCGTCGTGGTGGTTCCTTTCGGGGTGCTGGCGGCGCTGTACTTACGTGAATACGCCAAAGCGGGATGGATGGTCAGCATCGTTCGCATCGCCATCAACAACCTGGCCGGCGTTCCCAGTATTGTGTTCGGCGTGTTTGGATTGGGCTTTTTCTGTTACCTGATCGGAGCGTCGATTGACGAGCTGTTCTTTGAAACCAAATTGCCCAGTCCCACGTTTGGCACCGGTGGCATTATGTGGGCCGCCCTCACGCTGGCCCTGCTGACCTTGCCGGTTGTGATCGTAGCCACCGAAGAAGCCCTGGCGGCGGTTCCGCGATCGATGCGCGAAGGTTCCTTGGCTTGTGGCGCCACCAAATGGCAAACGATCCGCAGAATTGTGTTGCCGCGAGCGATGCCCGGCATCATGACGGGCATGATCCTAGCGATGGCCCGCGGGGCAGGGGAGGTCGCTCCGCTGATGCTGGTCGGGGCTGTCAAGTTGGCCCCGGAACTGCCCATGGACGGCAGGCTTCCGTTTGTGCACTTGGAACGCAGCTTCATGCACCTGGGCTTCCACATCTACGACCTGGGCTTTCAGAGCCAGAACAGCGAAGCCGCCAAACCGATGGTGTTTACCACCACGTTGCTGCTGATCGCTCTGATCGCGTTGATGAATTTTCTCGCCATCGGACTTCGCTCTCGCTTGAAAAAACGATTCGCATACAGCCAGTTTTAA